In the genome of Carassius carassius chromosome 12, fCarCar2.1, whole genome shotgun sequence, the window tatatgtCCTCACTGAGAAAATCTATAAGAAATTAAGAcaattttgtaagaaaaatagttGTATAtattcaataagaaaaaaaatctataagaaATTAAGACTAACATTGTAAGAAAGTTCCTAAGAAATCTAATGTTATAGAAATGTAAGTTATTTGTTTGCatgttatttaaatattgtaagaaaagttataaattataataaatattgtaagAATTTCTATAAAATTTAAAGAGTTTTgttagaaaatgtatttataatatatttatattgcactGTTCCTTTGTGGCTCCTGTAAAAGTCATTTCTATCTCTTCTGTATCTGCTATGGCCCTATGCTCAGGCTGAATATCTACTGCCATCTTTAACAATTCAAAATGATTTCATTTAATGAACTGAGCTGAGATATTTAAAAACTATACATTACACAATTGTAATATGTTCACCTAGAGATCAACACTCCCTGAGCagcagttttgttttgttgttgttgttgttgttttcagaaTGTCTTGTTGTTGTGCATGTCTACCATGTTAATTGAAAATTATACATTGTATTCGCAAGATTAGTCATTATGGGTCACACTCAAAAGTCTTATGAGCCTATGTCCCCACATCTGGTAGATTTCAGCAGAATTCAGGTTCTGCAGAgtctctgtctccctcttttGGTGATATTTTGGATGTTACAGTCCTGTAACAGGCAAATTATGTGGGTTGAGCTACTTAGTGGAGGCAGGTGTTTCAGGTTAATTAGAAACTATATaaatcctcagattccagaggCGGGTGTGAGAAGATTGTGTCTGCTTGTGATGATGAAAGCATAAGGGTAGCTTTATTAAGAGAGTTGGATTGTgtgtttctgaaaaataaaagcatgaaaagGCAAAGTGGGAGAAAATGCTTCCctttgttcttttgaatttttatttctttccatGCTCCTTTGAGAGTTCAAAGACCCAGTCTCCTGTGGTATATGTCTTTTGGCTTTTCTTAAGCATGGAAAGACTTATTTTGATAGGTCCCAAATTTCAGTGTCCTTCAGCATGAAAAGCTACCCTTTAAGAGTGTTTAATGCCTGAACAAATACATGCACCCTTTATGAACCTGACTAGTTAAAAGGAACAGTCTTTCAGCACAATTTGGTTGTGTTGCAAAAtttgtcaaatattaaattaatttcagcTGTAAGCAgctctttttatttaaattcattctGCAATAAGCAGCTCTAAAATGCACAAGTGTCATTATTCAGTTTAAGTCAATTCAATATTGATTCAGTTTCCAATAGTTTCACTGCAGTTTAATtgataatattactgaatattaattCTCTTTTAAACCTGACTGATTTCTCTGAAAGGCAAATAAAGTAAGTAAAAAACATAGGTCTTGATACCGAGCCATCCAGCACTCTATTAATACAAACATTACCCTTATTAACTGAGTAGTCCTGATCTAGGTGTTTGAAAATACCGCTAGAGAAAAAACTACTGCCATAGAAAACTAGAGAAAACAACCATTTTTGTCATTAGACTTTTGCAAAACCATGTACATTATCAGATATACTGTACATGGCCAGTTAATACTAACACACTTCATCATATTTGGACTCACTGAATGATTTTAATATGTATCTCTAAACTTCTGTATATGTTCTGTTCTGTCCAGTTCATATTCACAACCACCAAACCTACAGTAGATagaggtgcatctcagtaaattagaatgtcttggaaaagttcaCTTATTTCATTTATCCAACTAAATTTtttaaactcatgtattaaataaattcaatgcacacagactgaagtagtttaaatctttggttctttcaattgtgatgattttggctcatatttaacaaaaacccaccaatccaCTCaagaaattagaatatggtgacatgccaatcagctcaaaacacctgcaaaggtttcctgagccttcaaatggtctctcagtttggttcactaggctacacaatcatggggaagactgctgatctgacatttgtccagaagacaatcattgacatccttcacaaggagggtaaaccACAAAAatccattgccaaagaagctggctgttcacagtggGCTGTATCCAAACATGTTAACAGAATgttgagtgaaaggaaaaagtgtggaagaaaaagatgcacaactaaCTGAGAGAagtgcagccttatgaggattgtcaagcaaaatcaattcaagaatttgagtgaacttcacaaggaatggactgaggctggggtcaaggcatcaagacgtgtcaaggaatttgctgaaccacagacaatgtcgaGGGAGTCTTTACCGGGGCGAAGGAGAAGAAGTGAACTGTTGCCCATTGGtcaaaagtcctcttttcagatgagagcaagttttgtatttcctttagaaaccaaggtcctagagtctggaggacgGGTGGAGAATTTCattgcccaagttgcttgaagtccagtgttaagtttccacagtctgtgatgatttggggtgcaatgtcatctgctggtgttggtccaatgtgttttttttttttttttaagtcattgcatctgtttaccaagaaattttttagcacttcatgcttccttctgctgtccAGCTTTTTGacgatgctgatttcattttccagcaggatttagcaaatgcccacactgccaaaagctccaaaggttggttaaatgaccttggtgttgctgtgtttactggccagcaaactcaccagacctgaaccccagaattaatctatgagctattgtcaagaggaaaatgagaaataagagaccaaaaaatgcagatgagctgaaggccactgtcaaagaaacctgggcttccagaccacctcagaagtgctacaaactgatcacctccaatgccacgctgaactgaggcaacataattaaagcaaaaggagaccctaccaagtattgagtacatgtacagtaaatgaacatactgtactttccagaagaccaacaatttattaattgttttttttattatcggTCTAATGGAGTATTCTCATTTGTTGAGattgattgtgtttttattacatgtgagtcaaaatcatcacaattaaaagaactaaagacttaaactacttcagtctgtgtgcattgaattaatttaatacaagagtttcacaacttgagttgaattactgaaatgaacttttccacaacattctaatttattgacatgcacctatatatatttaatgtcccTTTTATTATGAATGACGGGTCATGTCATTGTTTTGAACATGTTGTATATTCTTGTGCACATTTACACAAATACTCTTGTGTCAGACCATTACTGCAATAAGGATATGATCTAGCAGACTGTGTGCACAGAATTTGTCTGTGAGATCTATGCCAACTTCAGTTTTTTTACTTCAGTAAATACTGTAACAGGAACTGCTTATTTTTTATCGGGCAGGAAGTGAAATGTTCATTTGAGGTTCTGTCTTGTACTCATTCGGACCGTCACATGGCTCGTCCTCTGATTCTCTTTGGTGTTTTACTTTACACCGCAGGTAAGACACAGAAAATACATTCTACCCTCTAAAAAGggttttacagttgtttttataaaCTATCCTGTTTTTCCGCTGTTGTAACTTTGTATATTTTGTTAGTTTTACATTCTAAGAACACAACAGGGTCCATAAATTGAACTGTTTAGAGTGTGGTTCAGTTTATATCCAGCTGTGTAAGACGTCAATACAGAGAAAATTCAGTTTCACATAGCACAAGGACCTTTCAACAGCTTTTACTAATTTTTCAGTAACCACAAAATTGCAACACTGTTTTTTGACATatgggaaaaatgtcaaaaaataattCAGAGAATACTTGATAcataaacctttatttatttatgtatttatttgttagtgTTTCAGTCTGTCTTACTGAAGATCAGAatctttttatgttaatatacaaCAAATTACAGTATatcataactttttttatatatatttacaaaatgttattttttatttggaacCAAATATGGTGATGAGTGTggtgatgagtgtgtgtgtgtgtgtgtgtgttgcaggaaCTTTGAGCATGAAGACATTGGATCATGTAACTGTAAGAGAAGGAGGAACCATTACAATCCCCTGTCTGTATGACAATCAGtataaaccaaacacaaaatactgGTGTGAAGGTTATTTTTGGAATTCTTGCAAAATTACAGCAAGTACAAATGCTATAGGGAAATGGACAATAACGGATTATCCAGCTGACAGTATTTTTACTGTGAAACTCAACAATCTGAAATCCTCAGACTCTGGATATTATTGGTGTGCTGTAGAGATCGGAAATCACGCAGAACCAgatgacaaaaaatatttgtatgtaaCTGTTAAAAAAGGTAAATACATTGTTTGTGGTGCATTAACATTATTTGTCAAATTTCTACCACATTGTTTTGTTTAATATAGAATATTTTTGCTGTCTGTGTTCAGCTCCTGATGTGTTTGTGGTGAACAGCAGTGTATCTGGACATGAAGGTGGTGATATCAGTGTTCAGTGTTTCTACAGTTCTGGATATAAGAATCTACTCAAACAGTGGTGCAGATATAAAGATAAGAGCTGTTACACAGTGGGGAGGACTAACACATCCCAGAATTCATCAGTCCAGATCAGTGATGATGGGAGAAGATCCTTCACTGTGCTGATGACTGGACTGAGACTCACTGATTCTGGCTGGTACTACTGCTCTGTTGGAGATCTGCAGGTTCCTGTTCACCTCCTTGTTCAGAGCGACAATCAATATAAAAGTATGTGTAAATCCAGTAAAACTTTGAAAgatttgtttcttttcatttacatTAGACTTGCATTACACTATATTTGAAATGTGTTCTTTATATTTagaatattaatttaaacattttatttatttatatttgtcttCTGATCTCAGCTGAAAGTGATGATGCTGGTCTATTTCCGTAAGTAAATCCTGAATTTATCAAGTCAGATTACCAGGGGTATCAGTAAACATAATCTCATATttagttaaatgtaaaaaaaaatatttacctgaTTAAAAAGCAACTTTTGCTAATTACgttaatattcacattttaaaccCATTCatctatttcatttttaaaaacagcTCTATATGCAGAAACCAAACAGCAAGCAAAGATTCGGAGGACAGCAAGTGCTCCCCTAACGGCCCGTCTAACCAGATGGACTGGATTTTTCTCCTCCTCTATACTGCTGTGCCGCTACTTCTATTACTGATGCTGGTTTTAGTTATCTGGAGGCTTGTACAAAAACACAGTCAGTTCTAACacgtatatatttaattaaatgcacTGCTAAAAGCctcaaaatacaatttcacaagATTTATCACACCAATTTCACATTACATTGGTGAAAACTCCCCATGAATATCACTTCTTTTTCCACCCTCATTTGTATATTATTTCGAAAAGGGGAACTTTTTTAGGTTTCTTGTGGTTTTATAATacatttctttctgttttaagACAGGGCTTTGACCAAACGAGGACCAGAAATCTGTTCAGTGGTATGTGTTTAGGCCTTAAAATCTCCATGTCTGACTAAAGACCAGTTCTCACCAGGATGAAAGACGTTCACACCACAACTACAAAGATAACCAAGCTTTGACCAAAAGGATAAAAACACATCGACTGCCAAgttttgccaagtctgtggttttaGTGTGGAATTGGGCTAATTTTAAGCTGTTGGCACTGGTTGTTTTTTAGTGTGCTTGTTAAAGCCATCTCAAATATGAATTCGATGAAAGGGACCCCAACAGAAGGGAAAAcataggaaaaaagaaaatatgattaGGCTAGTTTTGATTATAAATTGGGGTGATTTTCCCCCACAAACCTGGCAATCCTTAACCTCAGGAGCACACTTACAATAAACAGATCGTTATTGTGAATTGGAGTGTGAACGTTAATATAGCTATCGTTCTTGGTGTTAACGGGCCTGTGCACTGTTACTTAACACTCATTCcatctaaataatattttattgaagtTGTTTTCTCGCTTTCACAGGCAGAAGGTCAAATGGCTGTCACGTATGACACTGTGGTCTTCAAGAAAgcaaaaaaacatgaaacaaacCAGGTTTCAATTGTAAGTAAGCATTACATTGCTGATACTactaatgcacaaaaaaaacagtatatttgTTAATGCAAGACTATGATGCAATCTATTTATACTCGGGCGGTGATCTCATGAAATTCATCTCATTCTGTCTTGTGTTTTATGAAATCATTTTCAGAGCCACTCTCCTGAACAATTTGAAGTGATCTACAGCCCTCTGAACCTTCACCAATAACACATGATCTCTGGCCATTGAAATTATGAATATTACAATCTGAAGTAATGGCATCTTCGTCTGTTTTACATCATGCAGTTTCTTTTAAAGCCGCAAAGGATGCCACGAGACAGAAAAAGAGGAACCTCCAGAACACATTTTAGTGTTTAAAGTGTTGCATGAGGGTCATGGTTCACCAGATTATTATTTTGCTATTAAGATTTTTGCCACATCTGTAAAAGTgtcacctattttttttttaagtggtaaAAGTTCTTCTGCTGTTCTACTTTTATTCTAGGTCAATGTGAGAAGCAAAACTGAAACATCTTTTGCCACATGAGAGAATGACACAATGAGTTCAGGTCAGCTTTTAGGTCAATGAATAGTTAGACCACTTcagagaaacctgaaaaaatatgctCATTTTAAATCTAATTACTAATTAGTATTTGTTTTTGCATAAATAACTGCTTTGTTTTTTGACCTACTTAATACCTCAGCATTATTATTGTTGATTGCGTAAGATTTAGTTGTAAAACTGTCTAAGTACTTTCATTTGtagtttagaaaatattttaatggcTTTTCCAGTGAaagtattataaatgttattacataaaaaaaaaaaattctatatggCTCTCATTCAGTGTAATTGTATGGCATTTATCTATctctatatatacagtaaatatagacAGATATTTAATTATATGACATTTTAGGGTTATTAGTTAACCAAAATTAATTTactaaatgtactaaaataactcaaattaaaactgaaataacaatgaatgaaatgtctcaggttacgtatttaaccatggttccctgagaagtgAACGAGACCCTGTGCTCTCTAGCGGTCGCTATGGGGGACATCTTCAGTGTGATTGGTGTCTGAAGCATGTATCTAAACACGACAATACAATTGGCTGGTGACAGCCTACAACGTCATTACCGGTATGACCACAGTATAAAACGGCACCGGAAGAACACATCACCCGCTTCTTTGCATGAAGCttgtgtccgaagcatggcaagaCATCTAGCGGACACAGTGTGTCGTtcccttctcagggaaccatggttatgtacctaacctgagacattccctttcgaGGAAacatcgaactgcgtcctctaggggtcgctattaGGAAAAGTATACTCACGCCgtcatgctgaggggagtgcatgcCAAGCACTATGGCGAGCACTAAATGCCAGCTTTACCAAGTCATGGGAGTTATGGGTCCTGAACCGCAGGGAGctgatggctgtccctctttccttaAAAAAAGAGACAAACAAGAGCGGAGATTTATCAGTGGAAAACACTCACAATGCATGCAGACCCCTCAaggacattgtgtgtgtgttcttcgtCCAAACAAAAGACGCAAAGATTATGTGTTTcttcaggtgtcaaataacgagGACAAGGATCTTCTTCTTATTTCTCACTTCTTAAACGTCTTACTAGAATGCACGGTTCAAACAAAACAGTTCTCCCGGCACCATTTAATACTGTGGTCACACCGGTAATGGCGTCATAGGCTGTCGTCATAGGCTTCCCCCATAGTGACCGCAAGGGGATGCAGTTTGatgttccctcgaaagggaactatacAGAGTAATAACTAAAAACGAATattaagtaaaaacaaataatcaaaaaCTTATtgacaaaatcaacaaaaatgattaaaacttgaactaaaattaaaactaaaatattattattaactaaaaattattattaatattattaactcagttgttaaaactaataatatatcagtgatactaaaataacgctGCATGTTTATAGTGAATCTAAAGCAGCTTTTGAATCATGTTGACAATCACACTTCCACTCTTTTCCTTTGAAAAACACTAACAAATCTCAAATAAAGGCATCATTTATTTGGATAAAATAGGTTGTAATTTGATAGACATTTGACAGAAATACATAAACTGTTGTATTGTTGAGCTGAAGCGTAACATCTTGAGATGTTCCCACAAGctgaaatgaatgcttttatacAGTTTACCCTGATGTGATCACTTCAGAGGAAAAAAGCCAAGAGGAAAAATTACTCACACTCTCAAAAACAATATTGTTATATGAAAGAAACTGGCATATCTATTAACTTACAAAAGCTAGCTGTGAATGAGGAGTCCTGTTTGTTTGTTCACAGTGTTATTCCAACAGAGGTCAAGAGTAGGAGAGCAAACAAGCCTCAGACTGGAAATAGATGCGACTACTTCATTTGTATCAAGTCTGTAGTTAACAAACCTTCTATCTGCTTTTGGTTCTTGTTTATACAGCAGGTTTCATTTTCTTCTGCTGCCTGCTGAccacacagaaatacacacagAAATGCACCAGAAAGAAAGGATACTTGAAATATGTAGACAGCATTTGCAAGAAGGACATTAAGCTATTCACACTGTCTGACACATAACACTGGACACAAGGACATCCCGACAAATGCTGTTTGCTGCTGTCCCTGTCCAAGAGGTCAAACTCTCAGATTGACCTCAGACTGGATCACTTCATTTCACTGTACAAGacaaaaaatatctatttttggtAGTTTCGTGTAGCCTCTTCTTTTAAAAGAAGGTAACAGCTCTTGTTTCATAAGAATTTGCTTTCAGCAAAAACCAGCACTGTTGTAATGAAggaatagttcatgcaaaaatgaaaatcccGTCATTTATTCACCTTGATGTTGTTCAAGGCTGCAACATAAATTATCATAATCTGTCATAGTGAGTGATGAATACtgggttgttaaaaaaaatgttttcatgtttttttaaagaatgtcacCATGGCTGCAGTCATTTTATAAACAATCCAGTAAAAACATActattttgaaacattattatttaaaataactgttttctatttgaatatattttttatatgtaatttatttctgtgatgcaaaacaTTGCAAAGCTATTTTCAGTATAATTACTCcattctttagtgtcacatgatcctttatcattctaatatgctgatttggtgttcaagaaataattcttactattatcaatgttgaaaacagctgtgctgcttaaaaaaaaatcatatttttgtacaatttgtgattctataaaacaaaacaatcatgCAAACAATGCTATTCCCAAACTATTCCCTAAAATCTGCTGTGTGCAATCCCAGAGATGATTATATGTAATCATTCGTAATAATTTCCCAAAAAGAATAAAcactgatttaatttaattttttatatttctctcCTCATTTGGGCTTCACAATAtacacacttaaaaaataaaggttcccaaAGGTGTTTTTGTAGGAATGCAATTGAAGAAACacttttggttccccaaagaactttCAGTTAACAGTtcttaaatttgtttattttttctttgtgtgaagaaaatttgaataatctaaagaaactttttccactataaagaaactTTATGTGGAATGATTGTTAAAGGGTCTTAATGGAACCATATGCAACAAATGTACCTTTTTTAAAGAGTAAATCTTTCCATCGTACAAAATGGtgaataaaggttctttatattaTCAGAATCTTCTTCACACCaagaaaaaacatatttatttcataaaactgtTCACTGACAGGCTCTTTTGGGGAAtcaaaaatagtttttcttttgtAGCAATACTGACTCAACCACTGGCATGACTTTGGGTACCAATCGGACAACATTTTTGCCAATCCATTTGGTGGCACCAAAACTACACACTGCAGCTTTTTAAGTCTGTTATTCCTTCAATGCTTTTCACCAAAAATACATTTGTGCTCTGAGAACAAAAGGAAATCCAGCAGGATAACATCCAATGGCAAGAACCTCTAAGTCTATTCAGGGATCCAGTTTAGCAGTGGATCTCATAAGCGATCTGCGTGTCAAACAGCAAGCTTTGGTTCATGAACAACCCTTCGGGATCAAGCGGAGGTCCTTCGCCTCCTTCTGCAGGAGGCCTGCTGGGTCCGATCCCAGGTGCCCGTCCTGGGGACAGCATGCACTCACTGGCTTTTAGCATCGACCCCTGCTGGTTGCAGGACTGTGGAGAAGGCAGCACAGGTCTGGCGCGGTTTAACACATACATCTCATGGCCACGTTCGTCCCGGTACTCTTCAAGTTGAGCGAACGTGGTGGGACCGTCTGAGTAGTCATTGACATAGAGGATGCTTTCCTCTTTGCTGGCACCATATCCATCCTCCTCTTTCTGCCGTTGGCGGTGGCGACTGTAAATCATGCAGAGAAGCAACAATGCCGTCAACGCCAAAAGAGAAATTCCCACAGCGATGGCAGTCTGGGTCGCGGTTCCCAGGGCATTGAagtccatgctttcatgttcataAAGCGGCTCCTGACTCACGTCCACCGAGGAAGGATGATAGTAAGATGAGGAATGCAGCCGAGGCCAGATTTCCGAGCGGGACGACGACAAAGACACGTTTACTGACAGGTGAAAAGTCACCCAAGCCACTCCACCGGGATTCCAGGCCTCGCATTCGTAGCGTCCAGCATGAGCCACCGTGATGTTACTGAGAAACAGCATTCCACTACCTGTATCAGGATCGAAGCTTTCCTGGTCGCCCCCATCGTCGGTTCCTCCTCGGACCGGGCCACGACTCGCCGGCCCTCCTTTTCCACCAGGCCTGGCCGTTACCAACCTCCCACCGGTCTTGGTGTCTCCATCCATCCCGACCTCTTGCACCAGACCTCTTGGAGACAGCTGGGCTTTTCCGTGGGACGCTTTCCTCCAGGTGACTTGTGGCTGCGGGTATCCGGATGCCTGGCAGGACACGCGTAAACTCTCCCCCAAACGAACTGTCAGGTGGCTAGGCTCCAGTTGCACTACAGGTGGGATGCAAACAAGGCTGTTTGCAGGAACCTCGACCAGACTGAGATGGGAGAGACGCGGAGGTTCGGTGCACAGCATCCGGCGCTCTGCTGAGCTTAATAGCCTCTGACCCTCTTCATTTATCCAGCCGCGCAGCCAGTGTAGAGCGCAATCGCAGCGCCAGGGGTTATCTGAAAGAGCAAATTCAATATaagcattattaaatatttatccaAAATATTGttgagtaaaaatattttaacaaatgtttaGATGGTCTGGCATCTAAATATCACTATGGTACGTTTGCAGGACACGCAACTCATTCAACACCACAGGACTGAATTAGAGTGAAGGATaggatcatgaatattaattaatttacttaacTGGGTAGAGCTACCAATGGAAACATTacttaattaatattcattagaCAATCTCACCTTTGAAAATCTAAGCAGTTTTCataacttaaagggacagttcatgcAAATATGGAAatgcagtcatcatttactcaaaacAATCATGTACAATATTAGACTTTACTGACAGAATATCTttttgttctgcagaagaaagaaagtcatacaggtttggaacaaattgaGAGAAAAATCTCTTTAAGTTAAAAGTCTCTAGTTGCTGTACATAGGAGAAACAAATTAGATTTTATAGATATTACACCTACACTAGCATTTAAAGTTTggcaaaaatgtttctgaaagaagtctcttatagtTGGttgaattatttataaaaaaacaaaacagcaataatctgaaattttattacaattttaaataagcattttttatttgaatgtatttcaaaatgtaatttatttattcatttttagcattattattccagtcttcagtgtcacatgatcagaaatcattctaatattttctATCAgcttaatgtgtccttgctgaataaaagtaaaaaaattttttttttttttttttggcattgtgAACCTTTTTCTTACCTGTGACCCTCAGCACTTGCAGGCTGACGAGGGGTTTGAGTGAAGCAGGGCTCAGGGTCCTCAGGTTGTTCCTGCTCAGGTCCAGAAGAGCCATAGAGGACAGACCCACCAGAGCTTGATCTCCCAACACCTCCACTGAATTCTCCTGCAGATGCAGCTCCTGCAACCGCTGCAATCAACAAGTGTGAATGTGGCTATCATAAAAACACACTTTGTAAAGCAATCTAGCATAATGCAGACTCATCTATTTTCAGTTCTGTGTCTCCATCAAATTAGCatattgctgaaaaaaaaactattaatttagCACTTTTATAAGTTTTTGTATTGCTTTTCTTTCATTTCCATTTCTCTTTTACTCTCATGAAATGTGCACTTTTTGGCGAAACATTATGTAAAGGTTTTGCAAGTATATAGAACATTCTAAAAATAATTGAAACAGCAATATTATGGTTTTAGTCTTTTGAAAAATGTTCTCATAATGTTAGCATCTACATGGTCCTTCTTTAGGGGTACTTGGAAACtgcaacaaatataatttttgcattcaCATTTGCCCCACTGGCAAAATAAAAAATCCTTGATGACTTTGGATTGCACTGGTCAGAAAAATGTAATCCCTCATCTGTTGTGTTAGAAACACTCATGCAGTgttgtaaatgttaataaaaaaacatatatatatttatatttatatatagtacagaccaaaagtttggacacaccttctcattcaaagagttttctttattttcatgactatgaaaattgtagagtcacaatgaaggcatcaagggctatttgaccaagaaagagagtgatggggtgctgcgccagatgacctggcctccacagtcaccggacctgaacccaatccagatggtttaggggtgagctggaccgcagacagaaggcaaaagggccaacaagtgctaagcatctctcggggaactccttcaagactgttggaagaccatttcaggtgactacctcttgaagctcatcaagagaatgccaagagtgagcaaagcagtaatcaaagcaaa includes:
- the LOC132154488 gene encoding CMRF35-like molecule 1, with product MARPLILFGVLLYTAGTLSMKTLDHVTVREGGTITIPCLYDNQYKPNTKYWCEGYFWNSCKITASTNAIGKWTITDYPADSIFTVKLNNLKSSDSGYYWCAVEIGNHAEPDDKKYLYVTVKKAPDVFVVNSSVSGHEGGDISVQCFYSSGYKNLLKQWCRYKDKSCYTVGRTNTSQNSSVQISDDGRRSFTVLMTGLRLTDSGWYYCSVGDLQVPVHLLVQSDNQYKSMSESDDAGLFPSICRNQTASKDSEDSKCSPNGPSNQMDWIFLLLYTAVPLLLLLMLVLVIWRLVQKHNRALTKRGPEICSVAEGQMAVTYDTVVFKKAKKHETNQVSISHSPEQFEVIYSPLNLHQ
- the LOC132154130 gene encoding leucine-rich repeat-containing protein 24-like, with translation MNPPQLSAVLVLMLAQMCASSIGCPSGCRCYSLTVECGSIGLKEIPQGITHGTQTIFLQDNAIGQIRQQDLSDLGQLHYLYLQNNSISTLEAGAFRNLGLLLELALNGNRIHLITTDVFRGLDHLRILYLAGNQITRLEDYTFRGLQRLQELHLQENSVEVLGDQALVGLSSMALLDLSRNNLRTLSPASLKPLVSLQVLRVTDNPWRCDCALHWLRGWINEEGQRLLSSAERRMLCTEPPRLSHLSLVEVPANSLVCIPPVVQLEPSHLTVRLGESLRVSCQASGYPQPQVTWRKASHGKAQLSPRGLVQEVGMDGDTKTGGRLVTARPGGKGGPASRGPVRGGTDDGGDQESFDPDTGSGMLFLSNITVAHAGRYECEAWNPGGVAWVTFHLSVNVSLSSSRSEIWPRLHSSSYYHPSSVDVSQEPLYEHESMDFNALGTATQTAIAVGISLLALTALLLLCMIYSRHRQRQKEEDGYGASKEESILYVNDYSDGPTTFAQLEEYRDERGHEMYVLNRARPVLPSPQSCNQQGSMLKASECMLSPGRAPGIGPSRPPAEGGEGPPLDPEGLFMNQSLLFDTQIAYEIHC